In one Motacilla alba alba isolate MOTALB_02 chromosome 7, Motacilla_alba_V1.0_pri, whole genome shotgun sequence genomic region, the following are encoded:
- the LOC119703507 gene encoding cytohesin-interacting protein isoform X4: MISRWRCARVSAGSRRRALPTSPASRPAGPCCPAAPQRPRLGWAEPLCLREHHPSPRLETVNGALLLRKMELESKLQTLKQALHQRWGELRALLARERLLLHGEVNDNALLGALEPAEPSAGGGCGSPGPFLPGKPRFSSESSSRSRLSSMTLGSEDSFYRDSASEDSAAESLSRQSSVDDDCVFRRDGAAAAGRGSLRRNRSISLASSGSASPLWDSGSCSSSFGTLPRKSRRASVRRHLLKFIPGFHRAVEEEESRV; the protein is encoded by the exons ATGATTTCTCGCTGGAGGTGTGCACGTGTGTCTGCAGGATCCAGGAGGAGAGCCCTGCCCACCTCTCCGGCCTCCAGACCG GCAGGGCCGTgctgccccgcagccccgcagcgcccgaggctgggctgggcagagccgCTGTGCCTCAGGGAGCATCACCCTTCCCCCAGGCTAGAGACCGTCAACGGGGCCTTGCTCCTGAGGAAAATGGAGCTGGAGAGCAAGCTGCAGACCCTCAAG CAGGCGCTGCACCAGCGGTGGGGGGAGCTGCGGGCGCTGCTGGCCCGGGAgcggctgctgctgcacg GGGAGGTGAACGACAACGCTCTGCTGGGCGCGCTGGAGCCGGCGGAGCCCAGCgcgggcggcggctgcggctCCCCGGGACCCTTCCTCCCGGGCAAGCCGCGCTTCTCCAGCGAGAGCAGCTCCCGCAGCCGCCTGAGCTCCATGACGCTGGGCAGCGAGGACAGCTTCTACCGGGACAGCGCCTCCGAGGACTCGGCCGCGGAGAGCCTGAGCCGCCAGTCCAGCGTGGACGATGACTGCGTTTTCCGCCGCGAtggggccgcggccgcgggcAGGGGCTCGCTGCGCAGGAACCGCAGCATCAGCCTGGCCAGCAGCGGCTCCGCGTCCCCGCTCTGGGACAGcggcagctgctccagcagcttcGGGACCCTCCCGCGCAAGAGCCGCAGAGCCAGCGTCCGCAGGCATCTTCTGAAATTCATCCCGGGCTTCCACCGGGCGGTAGAAGAGGAGGAGAGTCGGGTGTAA
- the ERMN gene encoding ermin, with translation MTEEAPAAATMPACNGSLPPEDGPLQVIGGLEEIAKSLGTVPYANAETSPDTPPAKENPEESRNSLPGDVTPENFAGEKRCQEKREESAGTPQQGPADIQDAGTNGQGPGEGPGGTAGTVTTGTVTAGTVTAGPGGTVAAAGREVPETPPGSAEPRGNAAEEEEEEEEAEEEEDTEEDEVQVIEIKKESGEASRLQQRDGGKQPAPPGSPGRNSPLEKPGEQPSLGKKNDISRHSYSRYNTISYRRIRKGNTKQRIDEFESMMHL, from the exons ATGACAGAAGAAGCGCCCGCAGCTGCCACCATGCCGGCGTGCAACGGGAGCCTTCCCCCGGAGGACGGCCCGCTCCAGGTCATCGGCGGCCTCGAGGAAATCGCGAAATCTCTTGGGACAGTCCCGTATGCAAATGCGGAAACGAGCCCCGACACTCCACCTGCAAAGGAAAATCCGGAGGAAAGTAGAAATTCACTGCCAGGGGACGTCACTCCTGAGAATTTTGCTGGAGAGAAGCGATGCCAAG AAAAGCGAGAGGAGAGCGCTGGGACACCGCAGCAGGGACCAGCGGATATCCAGGACGCAGGGACCAATGGCCAGGGACCAGGGGAAG GTCCGGGTGGCACGGCGGGGACGGTCACGACGGGGACGGTCACGGCGGGGACGGTGACAGCGGGGCCGGGTGGCACGGTGGCAGCAGCCGGCAGGGAGGTACCGGAGACCCCGCCGGGCAGCGCCGAGCCCAGAGGGAACGCggccgaggaggaggaggaggaggaggaggctgaggaggaggaggacaccGAAGAGGACGAAGTTCAGGTGATCGAAATCAAGAAGGAGAGCGGCGAGGCGTCCCGCCTGCAGCAGCGAGACGGCGGCAAGCAGCCAGCgcccccgggcagccccggccgcaACTCCCCGCTGGAGAAACCGggggagcagcccagcctggggaagaAGAACGACATCTCCAGACACAGCTATTCCAGGTACAACACAATCTCCTACCGGAGGATCCGTAAAGGAAACACCAAACAGCGGATCGACGAGTTCGAGTCCATGATGCACTTGTGA
- the GALNT5 gene encoding polypeptide N-acetylgalactosaminyltransferase 5, protein MGKGRMSPAAPRRGPHSAGSAAGRRGKRKELAGKSSDGAHAATAAAGATAVGGRSRTLGTTPGAAPGAAGTGQDGQEQRGAAPGVAGTGRDGQEQRGAAPGVAGTGQDGQEQRGAAPGAAGTGRDGQEQRAAAPGTTGTSQDGQEQRGAAPGTTGTGQDGQEQRAAAPTAAGTGQDGQEQRAAAPGTTGSSQDGQEQRAAAPTAAGTGQDGQEQRAAAPGTTGSSQDGQEQRAAAPTAAGTGQDGQEQAGSSPGMHRVLSLDATLAPRDPRAPGQFGHPVAVPGDKQEEAKSRWKEGNFNVYLSDLIPVDRAIADTRPAGCSEQQVHDDLPSTSIIMCFVDEVWSALLRSVHSVLSRSPPHLVEEIILVDDFSTKEYLKEQLDAYMSRFPKVKILRLRERHGLIRARLAGAEVATGAVLTFLDSHVECNVGWLEPLLERVRLRRTKVACPVIEVISDKDMSYMTVDNFQRGIFTWPMNFGWRQIPQEVIEKNKIKETDIIRCPVMAGGLFSIDKEYFSELGMYDPGLDVWGGENMEISFKVWMCGGEIEIVPCSRVGHIFRNDNPYSFPKDRVRTVERNLARVAEVWLDEYKELFYGHALHLLRGAVDVGDLSQQIQLRQRLRCKSFQWYLENVYPDLEAPLVKATGLLVNVALAGCIAVEGTTLAFEECDVNNTNQSFNYTWLRLIQHGELCLAPAGVAGAVGLRRCQGRSRSLAWLHGSLATGQPGLTEHLVSEQQRLPQQPACLEVDPAFRALRVRGCDPRNPHQKWQFGRYHAG, encoded by the exons ATGGGCAAAGGGCGGAtgagccccgcagccccgcgccgTGGGCCCCACTCTGCGGGGAGCGCCGCGGGGAGACGGGGAAAGCGCAAAGAACTTGCTGGCAAGAGCAGTGATGGTGCCCACGCTGCGACTGCCGCTGCTGGGGCCACCGCCGTGGGTGGCAGGAGCCGGACGCTGGGTACGACACccggagcagctcctggagcgGCTGGCACCGGCCAggatgggcaggagcagagaggagcagctcctggagtggcTGGCACCGGCCgggatgggcaggagcagagaggagcagctcctggagtggcTGGCACCGGCCAGGACGGGCAGGAAcagaggggagcagctcctggagcagctggcaccGGCCgggatgggcaggagcagagggcagcagctcctggaacaaCTGGCACCAGCCAGGATGGACAGGAAcagaggggagcagctcctggaacaaCTGGCACCGGCCAggatgggcaggagcagagggcagcagctcctacAGCGGCTGGCACTGGTCAGGATGGGCAGGAacagagggcagcagctcctggaacaactggcagcagccaggatgggcaggagcagagggcagcagctcctacAGCGGCTGGCACTGGTCAGGATGGGCAGGAacagagggcagcagctcctggaacaactggcagcagccaggatgggcaggagcagagggcagcagctcctacAGCGGCTGGCACCGGCCAGGATGGGCAGGAacaagcagggagcagcccgGGGATGCACAGAGTCCTGTCCCTGGATGCAACGCTCGCCCCGAGAGACCCCCGAGCTCCCGGCCAGTTTGGACACCCTGTTGCTGTCCCTGGTGATAAACAAGAAGAAGCAAAAAGTagatggaaagaaggaaacttTAATGTCTACCTCAGCGATCTGATCCCTGTGGATCGAGCCATCGCAGACACCAGGCCTGCCGG gtgctctgagcagcaggtgCACGACGACCTGCCGAGCACCAGCATCATCATGTGCTTTGTGGACGAGGTGTGGTCCGCCCTGCTGCGCTCCGTGCACAGCGTGCTCAGCCGCTCCCCCCCGCACCTCGTCGAGGAGATCATCCTGGTGGATGACTTCAGCACCAAGG AGTAcctgaaggagcagctggacGCGTACATGTCGCGCTTCCCCAAGGTGAAGATCCTGCGCCTGCGGGAGAGGCACGGTCTGATCCGGGCCAGGCTGGCGGGAGCCGAGGTGGCCACAG gagctgtgctgacGTTCCTGGACTCACACGTGGAGTGCAACGTGGGCTGGCTGGAGCCGCTGCTGGAGCGCGTCCGCCTGCGCCGCACCAAGGTGGCCTGCCCCGTCATCGAGGTCATCAGCGACAAGGACATGAG TTACATGACCGTGGACAACTTCCAGCGTGGGATCTTTACTTGGCCAATGAATTTTGGATGGAGGCAGATTCCACAAGAGGTCATTGAGAAAAATAAGATCAAGGAAACTGATATAATAAG GTGCCCCGTCATGGCAGGTGGCCTGTTCTCCATTGACAAGGAGTATTTTTCCGAGTTGGGAATGTACGACCCGGGACTGGATGTCTGGGGAGGGGAGAATATGGAGATTTCCTTCAAG GTCTGGATGTGCGGAGGAGAGATCGAGATAGTTCCGTGCTCCAGGGTCGGGCACATTTTCAGGAATGACAATCCTTATTCCTTCCCCAAAGACCGGGTGAGGACGGTGGAGAGGAACCTGGCCCGCGTGGCCGAGGTGTGGCTGGACGAGTACAAGGAGCTCTTCTACGGGCACGCGCTCCACCTGCTGCGCGGCGCCGTGGACGTGGGCGACCTGAGCCAGCAGATCCAGCTGCGGCAGAGGCTGCGCTGCAAAAGCTTCCAGTGGTACCTGGAGAACGTGTACCCCGACCTGGAGGCGCCCCTGGTGAAAGCCACTGGGCTG CTCGTCAACGTGGCCCTGGCGGGGTGCATCGCTGTGGAAGGCACCACCCTGGCTTTCGAGGAGTGCGATGTTAACAACACG AACCAGAGCTTCAACTACACCTGGCTGAGGCTGATCCAGCAcggggagctgtgcctggcccCGGCTGGCGTGGCGGGAGCCGTGGGCCTGCGccgctgccagggcaggagccgcagcctggcctggctgcacGGGTCGCTGGCCACcggccagccagggctg ACCGAGCACCTGGTGTCGGAGCAGCAGCGCCTCCCGCAGCAGCCGGCGTGCCTGGAGGTGGATCCCGCGTTCCGAGCGCTGCGGGTGAGGGGCTGCGACCCCCGGAACCCCCACCAGAAGTGGCAGTTCGGCAGGTACCACGCGGGCTGA